The following coding sequences lie in one Rutidosis leptorrhynchoides isolate AG116_Rl617_1_P2 chromosome 4, CSIRO_AGI_Rlap_v1, whole genome shotgun sequence genomic window:
- the LOC139844363 gene encoding large ribosomal subunit protein uL2my, C-terminal part-like, which yields MAMLSRARVASTALFGKLVHQSPIQRAFSSSSTSYNPMFSLDISSQVGSCMPISMMRIGTIIHNIEMNPGQGGKLVRAAGTSAKILKEPSASKLTLIRLPSGVEKLIDSQCRATIGVVSNPEHATKKLRKAGNSRWLGRRPTVRGVAMNPVDHPHGGGEGKSKSSGCRGRVSTSPWGKPSKSGYKTGPLKKRK from the exons ATGGCAATGTTATCTAGAGCTCGTGTTGCTTCTACAGCTTTATTTGGCAAGCTGGTCCACCAATCTCCAATCCAGCGTGCTTTTAGTTCTTCTTCCA CTTCTTACAACCCAATGTTCTCTTTGGACATCAGTTCACAAGTTGGCAGCTGCATGCCCATATCTATGATGCGAATCGGCACCATAATTCACAATATCGAGATGAACCCAGGTCAAGGCGGGAAACTAGTTCGTGCTGCTGGCacatctgccaaaatcttgaaggaACCGAGCGCATCTAAACTGACTTTAATAAGGTTGCCTTCTGGTGTTGAGAAATTGATTGATTCTCAATGCAGGGCAACGATTGGTGTGGTGTCGAACCCTGAACATGCAACCAAGAAGCTGAGGAAGGCAGGTAATAGTAGGTGGCTAGGGCGCAGGCCTACGGTAAGAGGAGTGGCTATGAACCCGGTGGATCATCCCCATGGTGGTGGTGAGGGTAAAAGTAAGAGTAGTGGATGTAGAGGTAGGGTTTCGACTTCTCCTTGGGGGAAACCGAGTAAGAGTGGATACAAAACTGGCCCACTAAAGAAGAGGAAATAA